One stretch of Candidatus Eremiobacterota bacterium DNA includes these proteins:
- a CDS encoding DoxX family protein codes for MRASDVSLLILRLTMAVVMFPHGAQKALGWFGGPGIQGVVAGLSGHLDLPAPLVYLVIALEFLGPILLVLGVLTRLVALGLTVDMAVAAILVHLPNGFFMNFSGKQAGEGVEFFVLLVGIGLALVVGGPGRIALMKKI; via the coding sequence ATGCGCGCGAGCGACGTCAGCCTCCTGATCCTACGCCTCACGATGGCGGTCGTGATGTTCCCGCACGGGGCTCAGAAGGCGCTCGGCTGGTTCGGCGGACCTGGGATTCAGGGCGTCGTCGCGGGATTAAGCGGCCACTTGGACCTGCCGGCGCCGCTCGTCTATCTGGTCATCGCGCTGGAGTTCCTGGGCCCGATCCTGCTCGTGCTCGGCGTGCTGACCCGGCTGGTCGCGCTCGGCCTCACGGTCGATATGGCCGTCGCCGCAATCCTCGTGCACTTGCCGAACGGCTTTTTCATGAACTTCTCCGGCAAACAAGCCGGCGAAGGAGTCGAGTTCTTCGTCCTGCTCGTCGGCATCGGCCTCGCGCTCGTGGTCGGCGGCCCCGGCCGCATCGCCCTCATGAAGAAGATCTAG
- a CDS encoding sodium:solute symporter family protein: MNAAVALGIVAAVVLGTILIGLRGVRGVAMDPQEYIVGGRRFGALLLWLLLAGEIYTTFTFLGAAGWAYGKGAPAYYILCYGTLAYVISFFLAPPIHRIARERGYLTGPDFFTDRYGSRALGALVALLGFVMLVPYVTLQLTGLQILVQIAGYGSINPLGAVAVGFFLVAAFTYIAGLRGAAWASVVKDALVLLGVLFAGLVLPAHFFGSPAGALDAVLRDHPNWLTIAGPAAPNGITWVVTTTVLTACGFFMWPQSMAAIYSARDEDTLRRNAVFLPFYQVMLLLVFFAGFTALEVMPGLKGGDADKSFMLVVQKFYPAWVVGAIAAAGALAALVPAAVQLLAAASIVAKNVFADNGVARDPAAQTRTTRILVLVVALLAFGFWALAKTSLVGLLLIGYNGITQLFPGVVLGVTAHRPPALAVAAGIIAGILVLIYFALTSQSQLAGINTGLIALAANALVLAVSAPLLRGTRTST; this comes from the coding sequence GTGAACGCCGCCGTGGCGCTCGGCATCGTCGCCGCCGTCGTGCTCGGAACGATCCTGATCGGCTTGCGCGGCGTGCGCGGCGTGGCGATGGATCCGCAGGAATACATCGTCGGCGGGCGCCGCTTCGGCGCGCTGCTGCTGTGGCTGCTGCTCGCCGGCGAAATCTACACGACGTTCACGTTTCTCGGCGCAGCGGGCTGGGCGTACGGCAAAGGCGCGCCGGCGTACTACATCCTCTGCTACGGCACGCTCGCGTACGTCATCTCGTTCTTCCTGGCGCCGCCGATCCACCGCATCGCGCGCGAGCGCGGCTATCTCACCGGGCCGGACTTCTTCACCGACCGCTACGGCAGCCGCGCGCTCGGCGCGCTCGTCGCGCTGCTCGGCTTCGTGATGCTCGTCCCGTACGTGACGCTGCAGCTCACCGGGCTGCAGATCCTGGTGCAGATCGCCGGCTACGGCTCGATCAACCCGCTCGGCGCCGTCGCGGTCGGCTTCTTCCTCGTCGCCGCGTTCACGTACATCGCCGGTTTGCGCGGCGCGGCGTGGGCGAGCGTGGTGAAGGACGCGCTCGTGCTGCTCGGCGTGCTGTTCGCCGGGCTCGTGCTCCCGGCGCACTTCTTCGGCTCGCCGGCCGGCGCGCTCGACGCGGTGCTGCGCGATCATCCGAACTGGCTCACCATCGCCGGGCCCGCGGCGCCGAACGGCATCACCTGGGTCGTCACGACGACCGTCCTCACCGCTTGCGGCTTCTTCATGTGGCCGCAGTCGATGGCGGCGATCTACAGCGCGCGCGACGAGGACACGCTGCGCCGCAACGCCGTCTTTCTGCCCTTCTACCAGGTGATGCTGTTGCTGGTGTTCTTCGCCGGCTTCACCGCGCTCGAAGTCATGCCGGGACTCAAAGGCGGCGATGCGGACAAGTCGTTCATGCTCGTCGTGCAGAAGTTCTATCCGGCCTGGGTCGTCGGCGCGATCGCGGCTGCCGGCGCGCTGGCCGCGCTCGTCCCCGCCGCGGTGCAGCTGCTGGCCGCCGCCAGCATCGTCGCGAAGAACGTCTTCGCCGACAACGGCGTCGCGCGCGATCCCGCGGCACAAACGCGCACGACACGCATACTGGTGCTCGTCGTCGCGTTGCTCGCGTTCGGCTTCTGGGCGCTCGCGAAGACGTCGCTCGTCGGCCTGCTGTTGATCGGCTACAACGGAATCACGCAGCTTTTCCCCGGCGTCGTCCTCGGCGTCACGGCCCACCGCCCGCCCGCACTCGCCGTCGCCGCCGGCATCATCGCCGGCATCCTCGTGCTGATCTACTTCGCCCTCACCTCGCAAAGCCAACTCGCCGGCATCAACACCGGCCTGATCGCCCTCGCCGCCAACGCGCTGGTGCTGGCTGTCTCGGCGCCGCTTCTTCGAGGCACTAGAACCTCGACTTGA
- a CDS encoding DUF2384 domain-containing protein, with amino-acid sequence MTSRQETKDQPRKSGASEPVAQVFRALERMRSGVSMLDMTYQHEKDTLGLASSIRAGLTPASWSELRKTGYTAPELAAVIGVSEKTISRKQSSRELLGVAEGDRTMRLAQVTLEAARAFGALDKAMRWLRKANRVLGGERPLDLIATEPGTALVRRVLGTIEYGGVA; translated from the coding sequence ATGACCTCGCGCCAAGAGACAAAAGACCAGCCGCGAAAGAGCGGGGCGAGCGAGCCTGTAGCGCAGGTTTTTCGGGCGTTGGAGCGCATGCGCTCCGGCGTCTCGATGCTCGACATGACCTATCAGCACGAGAAAGACACGCTCGGGTTGGCAAGCTCAATTCGTGCTGGATTGACGCCGGCGTCCTGGTCTGAGCTTCGCAAGACCGGGTACACGGCGCCCGAGCTAGCAGCGGTGATCGGAGTGAGCGAGAAGACGATCTCGCGCAAGCAAAGCAGTCGAGAGCTGCTCGGCGTCGCTGAGGGCGATCGCACGATGCGGCTCGCCCAGGTAACGCTCGAAGCGGCGCGCGCCTTCGGCGCTCTCGACAAAGCGATGCGGTGGCTTCGTAAAGCGAACCGTGTGCTCGGTGGGGAGAGACCGCTTGACCTCATCGCGACGGAACCCGGGACGGCACTCGTACGACGCGTCCTCGGCACGATCGAGTACGGCGGCGTCGCGTGA
- a CDS encoding adenylate/guanylate cyclase domain-containing protein: MTSVTAAAAGALGALALVAVATGPALRRRRETLEAAAAAALALVATVLGGDDFVLIGVALVLSAAAVARYTQAVLSATRDAPARLFAAFERESEARGRFLPRTLVDRLGRTLDDVAIGDRATEPMTVLFADIRDSTALTEQLSSEDAFVLIADFFARSARVVREHRGSIDKYLGDGYMALFPRCVEDALDAALALQNAVRELNREKLGPPIEVGVGIHTGPVTFGTVGDARHIDTTVVSDTVNTAKRVEGLSKRLRAPVLATEDVMHLVREPARYIVRPLGAQPVRGKREPVDVMAIEPAPEVRRINLGRRPPVVKRRN, translated from the coding sequence ATGACGTCCGTCACGGCCGCGGCCGCCGGCGCCCTGGGCGCGCTGGCGCTGGTCGCGGTGGCGACCGGTCCGGCGCTGCGCAGGCGCCGCGAGACGCTGGAGGCCGCGGCCGCCGCGGCGCTGGCGCTCGTCGCGACGGTCCTGGGCGGCGACGACTTCGTGCTGATCGGGGTCGCGCTCGTGCTGAGCGCGGCGGCGGTCGCCCGCTACACGCAAGCGGTCCTCTCGGCGACCCGGGACGCGCCGGCCCGGCTGTTCGCCGCGTTCGAGCGCGAGAGCGAGGCGCGCGGCCGGTTCCTTCCGCGCACGCTGGTCGACCGGCTCGGCCGCACGCTGGACGACGTCGCGATCGGCGACCGGGCGACCGAGCCCATGACCGTCCTCTTTGCCGACATCCGCGACTCGACGGCGCTCACCGAGCAACTCTCGTCGGAGGACGCGTTCGTCCTGATCGCCGACTTCTTCGCGCGCTCGGCGCGGGTCGTGCGCGAGCACCGCGGCAGCATCGACAAGTACCTGGGCGACGGCTACATGGCGCTCTTCCCGCGCTGCGTCGAGGACGCCCTCGACGCCGCGCTCGCGCTGCAGAACGCGGTCCGCGAGCTGAACCGCGAGAAGCTCGGCCCGCCGATCGAGGTCGGGGTCGGCATCCACACCGGCCCGGTGACGTTCGGCACGGTCGGCGACGCGCGCCACATCGACACCACCGTCGTCTCCGACACCGTCAACACTGCCAAGCGCGTCGAAGGCCTCTCGAAGCGCTTGCGCGCGCCCGTTCTCGCCACGGAAGACGTGATGCACTTGGTGCGCGAGCCCGCGCGCTACATCGTGCGCCCGCTCGGCGCGCAGCCCGTCCGCGGCAAGCGCGAGCCGGTCGACGTGATGGCGATCGAGCCGGCCCCGGAAGTCCGCCGCATCAACCTCGGCCGCCGCCCACCAGTGGTGAAACGCCGCAACTGA
- a CDS encoding NAD-dependent malic enzyme yields MASAPSIGTQLVIRLETPNTPGSFGVLASAIGDAGGTVGAVDTRSVTKNAVVRDISVNVPSEPVGEAVMRAVGGVEGVRIVNVSDSTFLAHLGGKIRTGITRPVKTRQDLSTVYTPGVARVSSAIAKDPKKAYALTIKRNTVCVLSDGTAVLGLGDIGPYGAAPVMEGKCMLFKQFADIDAFPICLDTKDVDEIVETAKHIAPIFGGINLEDISAPRCFEVERRLVEELDIPVMHDDQHGTAVVILAALLNAAAVVGKEMEDLTIVLTGSGAAGTATIKMLLAAGVRDVIAVDRDGALTRDEQYHNSHWTWLAEHTNRENRRGSLQDVIKGADVFIGVSAPGILQPEWIGTMARDPIVFAMANPTPEVMPDQAAPYAAVLGTGRSDFPNQINNLLSFPGIFRGALDSRARKITEGMKLAAARAIADIVGEERSAEYIIPSVFDAKVVDAVAKAVAQAAVDEGVARRELVVADEEAAAEHAGAR; encoded by the coding sequence ATGGCCTCCGCTCCTTCGATCGGCACCCAGCTCGTCATACGGCTGGAAACGCCGAATACGCCGGGTTCGTTCGGCGTCCTCGCCTCGGCGATCGGCGACGCCGGCGGAACGGTCGGCGCGGTCGACACGCGCTCCGTCACGAAGAACGCCGTCGTCCGCGACATCTCGGTGAACGTCCCCAGCGAACCGGTCGGCGAGGCGGTGATGCGCGCGGTCGGCGGCGTCGAGGGCGTGCGGATCGTGAACGTCTCCGACTCGACGTTTCTCGCTCACCTCGGCGGAAAGATCCGCACCGGGATCACTCGGCCGGTCAAGACGCGCCAAGACCTTTCGACGGTCTACACGCCCGGCGTCGCGCGCGTCTCGAGCGCGATCGCGAAGGATCCCAAGAAAGCCTACGCGCTGACGATCAAGCGCAACACCGTCTGCGTGCTGAGCGACGGGACCGCGGTGCTCGGCCTCGGCGACATCGGGCCGTACGGCGCGGCGCCGGTGATGGAGGGCAAGTGCATGCTCTTCAAGCAGTTCGCCGACATCGACGCGTTCCCGATCTGCCTCGACACCAAGGACGTCGACGAGATCGTCGAAACCGCCAAGCACATCGCGCCGATCTTCGGCGGGATCAATTTGGAAGACATCAGCGCGCCGCGCTGCTTCGAGGTCGAGCGCCGGTTGGTCGAAGAGCTCGACATCCCGGTGATGCACGACGACCAGCACGGCACCGCGGTCGTGATCCTGGCCGCGCTGCTCAACGCCGCCGCGGTCGTCGGCAAGGAGATGGAAGACCTCACCATCGTGCTGACCGGGAGCGGCGCGGCGGGGACGGCGACGATCAAGATGCTGCTCGCCGCCGGCGTGCGCGACGTGATCGCGGTCGACCGCGACGGCGCGCTGACCCGCGACGAGCAGTACCACAACTCGCACTGGACCTGGCTTGCGGAGCACACCAACCGCGAGAACCGCCGCGGGTCGCTGCAGGACGTCATCAAGGGCGCCGACGTGTTCATCGGCGTGAGCGCGCCGGGGATCTTGCAGCCGGAGTGGATCGGCACGATGGCGCGCGACCCGATCGTGTTCGCGATGGCGAACCCGACGCCGGAGGTGATGCCGGACCAGGCGGCGCCGTACGCGGCCGTGCTCGGCACCGGGCGCAGCGACTTTCCGAACCAGATCAACAACCTGCTCTCGTTCCCGGGGATCTTTCGCGGCGCGCTCGACTCGCGCGCGCGCAAGATCACCGAAGGGATGAAGCTCGCCGCCGCGCGCGCGATCGCCGACATCGTCGGCGAAGAGCGCAGTGCCGAGTACATCATCCCGAGCGTCTTCGACGCCAAGGTGGTCGACGCGGTCGCCAAGGCGGTCGCGCAGGCGGCCGTCGACGAAGGCGTCGCGCGGCGCGAGCTGGTCGTCGCGGACGAAGAAGCGGCCGCCGAGCACGCGGGAGCTCGTTGA
- a CDS encoding ABC transporter permease, which yields MIANAVGFQTLVKREMVRTFSIINQVIWPPVIQTLLYVFVFGLALGSRIKDVQGVPYAQFLIPGLIMLQVIDQTYSESSSSVFQGRFMNSIQELLIAPLSAIEITLGYVVSGAVRAIFIALLITVLGMVFVHTTPTIWWLYLLTIVLVAVLFSSLGIIFGLLAEKFDHIAVLTTFFITPLVFVGGVFTPAQLVPPVVQHVLYGNPMFYMIDAFRYSYIGRGDLPLAVSLAVVAVLAVAAFGVALRMTAVGYKLRT from the coding sequence ATGATCGCGAACGCGGTCGGCTTTCAGACCCTCGTCAAGCGCGAGATGGTCCGGACGTTCTCGATCATCAACCAGGTGATCTGGCCGCCGGTGATCCAGACGCTGCTGTACGTGTTCGTGTTCGGGCTCGCGCTGGGCAGCCGGATCAAGGACGTGCAAGGCGTGCCGTACGCGCAGTTCCTGATCCCCGGGCTCATCATGCTGCAGGTGATCGACCAGACCTACAGCGAGAGCTCATCGTCGGTCTTTCAAGGGCGGTTCATGAACTCGATTCAGGAGCTGCTGATCGCGCCGCTCTCGGCGATCGAGATCACGCTGGGGTACGTCGTCTCGGGGGCGGTGCGGGCGATCTTCATCGCGCTGCTGATCACCGTGCTCGGGATGGTGTTCGTGCACACGACGCCGACGATTTGGTGGCTCTACCTGCTGACGATCGTGCTGGTCGCGGTGCTGTTCTCTTCGCTGGGGATCATCTTCGGGCTGCTGGCCGAGAAGTTCGACCACATCGCGGTGCTCACGACGTTCTTCATCACGCCGCTGGTATTCGTCGGCGGCGTCTTCACGCCGGCGCAGCTCGTGCCGCCGGTGGTGCAGCACGTGCTGTACGGCAACCCGATGTTCTACATGATCGACGCCTTCCGGTACAGCTACATCGGCCGCGGCGACCTGCCGCTGGCGGTGTCGCTGGCCGTCGTTGCGGTGCTGGCCGTGGCGGCGTTCGGCGTGGCGCTGCGGATGACGGCGGTCGGTTACAAGCTGCGGACGTAG
- a CDS encoding ABC transporter ATP-binding protein, whose product MSATALRIERLVKRYGEFTAVDGISFEVPEGEFFGLLGPNGAGKTTTINAIVGLANITSGSISLFGHDVVRDWRTARRQVGLAPQEYNFDRYLNIRDVLIYQAGYYGICGQAVARRADMLLERFDLASKAKQPYIKLSGGMKRRLTLARALIHEPRLVILDEPTAGVDVELRLELWSLLRELNTNGTTIILTTHYLEEAEELCDRIGIIQAGKLVALERTQQLVGDGSLQDVFLELTRR is encoded by the coding sequence GTGAGCGCGACGGCGCTGCGGATCGAACGGCTCGTCAAGCGCTACGGAGAGTTCACCGCCGTCGACGGCATCTCGTTCGAGGTGCCGGAGGGCGAGTTCTTCGGGCTGCTCGGGCCGAACGGCGCGGGCAAGACGACGACGATCAACGCGATCGTCGGCTTGGCAAACATCACCAGCGGCTCGATCTCGCTGTTCGGACACGACGTGGTACGCGACTGGCGCACCGCGCGGCGTCAGGTCGGCCTCGCGCCGCAGGAATACAACTTCGATCGCTATCTCAACATTCGCGACGTGCTGATCTACCAGGCCGGCTACTACGGGATTTGCGGGCAGGCGGTCGCGCGGCGCGCCGACATGCTGCTCGAGCGCTTCGATCTCGCTTCGAAGGCGAAGCAGCCGTACATCAAGCTCTCCGGCGGGATGAAGCGGCGGCTCACGCTGGCGCGGGCGCTGATCCACGAGCCGCGGCTGGTCATCCTCGACGAGCCGACCGCCGGCGTCGACGTCGAGCTGCGGCTGGAGCTGTGGTCGCTGCTGCGCGAGCTGAACACCAACGGGACGACGATCATCCTGACGACGCACTACCTCGAAGAGGCAGAAGAGCTGTGCGACCGGATCGGGATCATTCAGGCCGGGAAGCTGGTGGCGCTGGAGCGCACGCAGCAGCTCGTCGGAGACGGCTCGCTGCAGGACGTCTTCCTGGAGCTGACGCGGCGATGA
- a CDS encoding metallophosphoesterase family protein: protein MRLAILSDIHGNAHALDCCLDDLASRGGADIVVAAGDLCLDGPKPKKVLERLSAIGARCLRGNTDRMIGEGELAQLDPEDARGVAWARKEIGEGWTRRLAGLPKTLAFGEGEDGLLVCHANPLSDDEHVWPDAYDDTLEHFFDGVTQRTVAFGHLHLSYVRVWRGRTLINVASAGLPKDGDPNAHYAILTWRSGGWEVQSRRVPFDVEKVVKQLRKSGIPDLAKHVQTLRRHRYPKLGPPGAVIP from the coding sequence ATGCGACTAGCGATCCTTTCGGACATTCACGGCAACGCGCACGCGCTCGATTGCTGTCTCGACGACCTCGCCTCGCGCGGCGGCGCCGACATCGTCGTCGCGGCCGGCGACCTGTGTCTGGACGGGCCGAAGCCGAAGAAGGTGCTCGAGCGCTTGAGCGCGATCGGCGCGCGCTGCCTGCGCGGGAACACGGATCGCATGATCGGCGAAGGCGAGCTCGCGCAGCTCGATCCGGAGGACGCGCGCGGCGTCGCGTGGGCGCGCAAAGAGATCGGCGAGGGCTGGACGCGCCGGCTCGCCGGGCTGCCGAAGACGCTCGCGTTCGGCGAGGGCGAGGACGGTCTGCTCGTGTGCCACGCGAACCCGCTCAGCGACGACGAGCACGTGTGGCCCGACGCGTACGACGACACGCTGGAGCACTTCTTCGACGGCGTCACGCAGCGGACGGTCGCGTTCGGTCACCTGCACCTCTCGTACGTGCGGGTCTGGCGCGGGCGCACGCTGATCAACGTCGCTTCGGCCGGGCTGCCGAAAGACGGCGACCCGAACGCGCACTACGCGATCCTCACCTGGCGCTCCGGCGGCTGGGAAGTGCAGTCGCGGCGCGTGCCGTTCGACGTCGAGAAGGTTGTGAAACAGCTGCGCAAGAGCGGCATCCCCGACCTCGCGAAGCACGTGCAGACGCTGCGGCGCCATCGCTATCCCAAGCTCGGTCCGCCGGGCGCGGTGATTCCGTGA
- a CDS encoding DUF3311 domain-containing protein, which yields MPTRPLAVLCALIPTLALTVGVVLANRLEPRILGLPFVLAWIVAWVLITPAFMWIAYRSART from the coding sequence ATGCCGACTCGCCCGCTCGCCGTCCTGTGCGCCTTGATCCCCACGCTTGCCCTCACCGTCGGGGTCGTGCTCGCGAACCGCCTCGAGCCGCGGATTCTCGGGCTCCCGTTCGTGTTGGCCTGGATCGTCGCATGGGTGCTGATCACGCCGGCGTTCATGTGGATCGCCTACCGGAGCGCGCGCACGTGA
- a CDS encoding DoxX family membrane protein — protein sequence MEISTADPGGGRRAISIARLVARILLGLAFVGTGAMSFIITSPPPLPGLAGTFNAVFYASHWAQFIGFAQVVAGVLLLVNRFVPVALIILAAFLYNSFAFHITMAQSALFAPIVVLALWLLIATEYRAVFAPIFTARPLEQAGL from the coding sequence ATGGAAATCAGCACCGCGGATCCCGGGGGCGGTCGGCGTGCCATAAGCATTGCACGCCTCGTTGCGCGAATTTTGCTGGGGCTGGCTTTCGTCGGCACCGGCGCGATGTCGTTCATCATCACCAGCCCGCCGCCGCTGCCGGGACTCGCCGGGACGTTCAACGCGGTCTTCTATGCCTCGCACTGGGCGCAGTTCATCGGCTTCGCGCAGGTGGTCGCCGGCGTGCTGCTGCTGGTGAACCGCTTTGTCCCGGTCGCACTGATCATCCTCGCGGCGTTCCTCTACAACAGCTTCGCGTTTCACATCACGATGGCGCAAAGCGCTCTGTTCGCCCCGATCGTCGTACTGGCGCTCTGGCTGCTGATCGCAACGGAATACCGCGCGGTGTTCGCCCCGATCTTCACCGCCCGGCCGCTGGAGCAGGCGGGCCTATGA
- a CDS encoding response regulator transcription factor encodes MSDRILIIEDDADVATFEKMILERSGYEVRIASTGSAGLETEPVFKPAIVLLDVELPDISGLDVCTSLANSSDAFILMVSAHSSENDVLKGLGLGADDYIRKPFSGNELVARVQSFLRRRERSRKTDQEGRLQVGGATLVRDFHTLENNGKSVTLTALEFRLLWYLAENVGKLLTRAQILERVWNDVSGVPTRVVDVHVAALRKKLNEVNATLAISSVRGIGYRLDER; translated from the coding sequence GTGTCCGACCGCATTCTCATCATCGAAGACGACGCCGACGTCGCGACGTTCGAGAAGATGATCCTGGAACGGAGCGGCTACGAAGTTCGCATCGCCAGCACCGGCTCCGCCGGCCTCGAGACCGAGCCGGTCTTCAAGCCGGCGATCGTGCTGCTCGACGTCGAGCTGCCCGACATCTCGGGGCTCGACGTGTGCACCTCGCTGGCGAACTCCTCCGACGCGTTCATCCTGATGGTGAGCGCGCACTCGAGCGAGAACGACGTGCTCAAGGGGCTGGGGCTCGGGGCCGACGACTACATCCGCAAGCCGTTCTCCGGGAACGAGCTGGTCGCGCGCGTCCAGTCGTTCCTGCGCCGGCGCGAGCGCTCGCGCAAGACCGATCAGGAAGGCCGGCTCCAAGTTGGCGGCGCGACGCTGGTGCGCGACTTCCACACGCTGGAGAACAACGGCAAGAGCGTGACGCTCACGGCGCTCGAGTTCCGGCTGCTGTGGTATCTGGCCGAGAACGTCGGCAAGCTGCTGACCCGCGCGCAGATCCTGGAACGCGTCTGGAACGACGTCTCGGGCGTGCCGACGCGCGTCGTCGACGTTCACGTCGCCGCATTGCGCAAGAAGCTCAACGAGGTCAACGCGACGCTCGCCATCTCGTCCGTTCGCGGAATCGGCTACCGGCTCGACGAGCGATGA
- a CDS encoding PLP-dependent aminotransferase family protein, with the protein MTPAIALDSRDPRPLYVQIADALATSIERGELAPEERLPPIRSLAGELDVALVTVSQAYETLAARGRVVSRVGRGTFVAPAAQVDDAPFARTWEPSLLSRGERMEGVMDRLAQATAPGVISLARAIPAPETFPMAEFGRAMQRTFADDPPELMQYRANTGDPDLCATFAESLNARGCDASAAEIIVTSGAQQAADLIASVLLSERAVVASESPTYPGTLGVFDARGASYVEVRGDADGVRIDDVERVFAEYRPRLFSICPIAENPTGTVLPARRGKAIVELARRYDVVVLEDQTGWTFTYEGSPPPPLAAYDTDGRVVMMESLSKSIFPALRIGYLRVKGALRMQIEAAKVRTDSFTSTLTQRALWRFMRAPAYSRHLKLARSLYRRRRDLFVDALARALPWADVRAPQAGTNVWLRLPPRLSTQAAFDRCAREGVLVMPADPFYPTRTGPPALRLSFGDLDDDALLRAVDRLARALS; encoded by the coding sequence ATGACGCCGGCGATCGCGCTCGACTCGCGCGATCCTCGTCCCTTGTACGTGCAGATCGCGGACGCGCTCGCGACGTCGATCGAGCGCGGTGAGCTGGCGCCCGAGGAGCGGCTGCCGCCGATTCGCTCGCTGGCGGGCGAGCTCGACGTCGCGCTGGTGACGGTCTCGCAGGCGTACGAGACGCTGGCGGCGCGCGGGCGCGTCGTCTCGCGCGTCGGGCGCGGGACGTTCGTCGCGCCGGCGGCGCAGGTCGACGACGCGCCGTTCGCGCGCACGTGGGAGCCTTCGCTGCTCTCGCGGGGCGAGCGGATGGAAGGGGTGATGGACCGGCTCGCGCAGGCGACCGCGCCCGGCGTCATTTCGCTGGCGCGCGCGATTCCGGCGCCGGAAACCTTTCCGATGGCGGAGTTCGGGCGCGCGATGCAGCGCACGTTCGCCGACGACCCGCCCGAGCTGATGCAGTACCGCGCGAACACCGGCGATCCGGATCTCTGCGCAACGTTCGCCGAATCGCTGAACGCGCGCGGCTGCGATGCGAGCGCGGCGGAGATCATCGTCACCTCGGGCGCGCAGCAGGCTGCCGACTTGATCGCCTCGGTGCTGCTCTCGGAGCGCGCCGTCGTGGCGTCGGAGTCGCCGACGTATCCCGGGACGCTCGGCGTGTTCGACGCGCGCGGCGCGAGCTACGTCGAGGTGCGCGGCGACGCCGACGGCGTGCGCATCGACGACGTCGAGCGCGTCTTCGCCGAGTACCGGCCGCGCTTGTTCTCGATCTGCCCGATCGCCGAGAACCCGACCGGAACCGTGCTTCCGGCGCGGCGCGGAAAGGCGATCGTCGAGCTGGCGCGGCGCTACGACGTCGTGGTGCTCGAAGACCAGACCGGCTGGACGTTCACGTACGAGGGATCCCCGCCGCCGCCGCTCGCCGCTTACGACACCGACGGCCGCGTGGTGATGATGGAGTCGCTCTCGAAGTCGATCTTTCCGGCATTGCGGATCGGCTACTTGCGGGTGAAGGGCGCGCTGCGGATGCAGATCGAGGCGGCGAAGGTGCGCACCGACTCGTTCACCTCGACGCTCACCCAGCGCGCGCTGTGGCGGTTCATGCGCGCTCCGGCATATTCACGCCATCTCAAGCTGGCGCGCTCGCTCTACCGCCGGCGGCGCGACCTGTTCGTCGACGCGCTGGCGCGCGCGCTGCCGTGGGCCGACGTGCGCGCGCCGCAGGCCGGGACGAACGTCTGGCTGCGGCTGCCGCCTCGGCTCTCGACGCAGGCGGCATTCGACCGGTGCGCCCGCGAAGGGGTCTTGGTGATGCCCGCCGATCCGTTCTATCCGACGCGCACCGGCCCGCCGGCGCTGCGGCTCTCGTTCGGCGACCTCGACGACGACGCGCTGTTGCGCGCGGTCGACCGCCTCGCTCGCGCCCTTTCTTAA
- a CDS encoding RES family NAD+ phosphorylase, with the protein MIRAWRLTRRLHATPPRNAFAGVGAERVGGRWNRIGTRAAYASSTRSLAALEYLANVDPDELPDDLVFVGTSFPENAVEYGEPPAGWDGLDSAVARRYGDAWLRSRATLTLSVPSAIIKAERNFIVNPAHANAQTLAIDPGLEEFVFDARLLKR; encoded by the coding sequence GTGATCCGTGCTTGGCGGCTCACGCGCCGCCTTCACGCAACGCCGCCCCGCAATGCTTTCGCGGGCGTCGGCGCGGAGCGGGTCGGCGGACGGTGGAATCGTATCGGAACGCGCGCGGCGTACGCGTCCTCGACGCGCTCGCTCGCGGCACTCGAGTACCTGGCGAACGTCGATCCCGACGAACTGCCGGACGATCTCGTGTTCGTCGGCACGTCGTTTCCCGAAAACGCCGTCGAGTACGGCGAACCGCCGGCTGGTTGGGACGGCTTGGATTCAGCTGTTGCCCGACGTTACGGTGACGCGTGGCTGCGCTCGCGCGCCACACTCACGTTAAGCGTCCCTTCGGCAATCATCAAAGCCGAGCGCAACTTCATCGTCAATCCCGCGCACGCCAATGCGCAGACCCTTGCCATCGATCCGGGCCTCGAAGAATTCGTCTTCGACGCGCGGCTCCTGAAGCGATAG